Below is a window of Undibacterium sp. YM2 DNA.
TGGCACGGCCGACGAAATTATCGTTCTTGACTGGTTGCTGCAATACTGCAGCGCGGCCTGTGTCCCAGGCGCAGGCATATTTGGAAGATGCTACATCCCACAGCTTGGCGTCGTAAGCGGCCATGCCATCGATCGCGCCACAACCCGCACCGCCCGGCAGGTTCAGCACATTGATGGCATTCATGACCTGGGTAGTACCTGGGAAGACCGGGCCACTATTGCTCTTGTTACTGAGTATGGTATTCGCCAGCGAAGTGGCAAATACAGTTGCATTTGGTGTACCACGGGTATCTACCGACAAACCACGGTTGGGCTGGAAGGTATTCACAAAATCACGCTGGTCACCACGCAATGCATCGTTCTCACTATGGGTAGCTGTCAGCAGGACATTGTAGTGATCATTTTCGAGGTCACCAAAGCCACCAACCACAGACACGCGCTTGATATTGCCGCCACCTTGCTGGGAGATATCGGTAAATGCCTGGGCTTCCAGACCATTGTAATTCTTGCGCAGGATGAAGTTGATGACGCCACCAATTGCATCGGTACCGTAGATCGCAGAGGCACCATCTTTCAAGACTTCGATTCTCTCCACTGCAGCCATCGGAATGGAATTCAAGTCAACTGCCGAGCCTTTCATACCATGGGTGGCAACGCGGCGGCCATTCAACAGCACGAGAGTGCTGTCAGCACCCTGGCCGCGCAGGTTGGCGGAAGATGCACCGTTATTACCGCGCTGGGCACCTGAGGTAACGTCAGCATTACTGGCCAGGTTGTCAGAACCATTGCCATTGATATTCAGGTTGGCGATAAATTGTTCTGCAGTGACGATGCCCGCAGCTTCGAGTTGCTTGCGGGTAATGACCTCAATCGGCAAAGCACCTTCGGAGGCAATACGCTTGATGCTACTACCGGTAATTTCTACCCTTTGCGGTGCTGGAGCAGGCTGCTCCTGCGCCTGTACCCATCCGCTGGTACCGGCAGAAATGCCTATCAGGGCGATGCACCTGGCTATGGTCTTTAACTTCACTGGTCTCTCCTTGGGTCGTACGACATTGATATTGTGAGCTCGGTATTTGTTTATGCTCAATTCTGGCCGCTGCTTTGAATTGATATAAATTTTATGTGTATGTTTATATGTTCCAGACTAGGGTTTTGTCACAATACGTGACAAATGAAAATATCATGACGGGCGATAACCAAAAGATATGGGGTTTGTCACGGCTGACGTGTCAGCCAGTGCGGATGCTGATTTCCGAGGAAAAACAGCGTATACGCCAAAGAAAAATACGTATGCACAAGACTGTTCATACGTATCTAAAAACCACACTTGCTGCTTGAATTTATGTCAACCTGACTTCAGGGCAGGCTATAACTGGCACGCACGCCTTCTACCCCGGTACGGCTGATGGCTGACACAGTGACCTGCCTGATCGCCCCTAGCTGAGGGTCGTCGCTGATGTCTATGCTCATGTTCTGGGCTGGCACCACAGAGAACAGCCATTGCTGGTCAGTGCGCTTCCAGATCGCCAGCAGGCGGGTATTGCTGGTATAGCTCAGTTGCACGCGTAATGATTTCTTGTCGGCACTGGCTTCCAGCACAGCGCTGGCAGGTGGGCTGCTGTCCAGCCAGGGGCTGGCAGGGACCAGCGACTGGGACGTGTATTTCTCGCTCGCCAGGCGTTTCCGTATATCTTTGCGGTTCTGGTTCAGCGCTGCCATGCTGAAATGCACATGGCCATTACCGGCCTTTTCACGCAGCGCATCGACCTGGTTCAGGATTTCATCAGCAGGCCAGGATTTGTCTGTATTGTCTATGCGGCTCGTATACAAACCAGGCCAGATATGCTTGCCAGTGGGGTTCTGGGCCAGCCAGTAATCATGCAAGACCTTGAACGCCTGCGGCCCCTGGTTGATCGGCCAGTAAAGTTGCGGTGCCAGATAATCCAGCCAGCCTTTAGCCAGCCACAGTTCTACATCAGCATACAGTTTGTCATATTGGCTGAAACCGGCAATGCCGGGTGGCAAGCGGTCTGGCCTGCCTATTCCAAATGGGCTGATACCAAATTTCATCCAGGGTTTTTCCAGATGTACGCGCTGGTTGACTGCTTCTACCAGGCGGTTGACATTATCACGGCGCCAGTCTGCACGCGCCAGTTTGCCGCCAGACTGCAGATAAGCTACCCAGGATGGGTCGTCAGGGAAATCCTGCTCTGCGCCATTGCTGCCCTTGACTGGGTAAGGGTAGAAATAGTCATCAATATGGATGCCATCGACATCATAACGGCGCACCACGTCGCTGATGACATTCAGAGTTTGCTGCATCGCCAAAGGTTCACCCGGGTCCATCCATTGCAGGTCACCATAATTCTTCACAACTTGCGGTGCCAGCTTGCTGATATGATTGGTCGCTAGCGCCATTTTGGATTGCGCGGTGCGGGAACGGTAGGGGTTGAACCAGGCATGCAATTCCAGGCCGCGCGCGTGAGCTTGCTCCACCCAGAATTGCAGAGGATCGTAATAAGGTGAAGGTGGCCGCCCTTGCTCACCAGTCAAAAACTCTGACCAGGGTTCTATCATTGACGGATAAATGGCATCCGCCGCCGGGCGCACCTGCAAGACGATGGCATTGAGTTTCAACTGCACCGCATTGTCGAGTATCGTGAGGATTTCGTTCTTTTGTTTTTCTGTGCTCAGGTCACGGCGTGAAGGCCAGTCTATATTCGCTACGGTTGACACCCAGGCAGCACGGAATTCACGGGGCAAGGGCGGCGCGTCTTTGACTTGCACAGGGTAATTGACCAGGGCATTTTGCGGGATGATGGTAAGGTCAACTGCGACAGGTTTAGGCTGGGGCTTTACTGGCGGCGTTGCAGTGGAGCAGGCAAGCATCAGTGCACACGCAGATGCGGCCAGCGCAGGCAACTTGAAACCTTGAAGAGCAATTTTCAAATTAGACAAAGTAAAAGCAGGTCGTGACGAGGGTGGTAACGAAAACATGGATAAGCCGGACTAATAATGCAATAAAGAGCGAAAGACCTGAGATGCTACTGCATTACACTTTGACAAACCAGCGTTTCTTCCACATTGCCCAGGCAATCAGCAACATCACCAGATTAAACAGTATTGCATACAGCAGGGAGGCATTGACGGCATGCATGGGCAGAGCCTTGATTGGTGCATAGATAAACGCCTGCAGGCTGGGTTTAGTGCCATCAGCCTGATCTACATGGATAAATCCCAGCATTTTGGCAATCAGGCCAGACAGGGTGAACAGGAACAGGGCATTCACGCCATACAGCACAAAGGGATGACAGAGTTTTGC
It encodes the following:
- a CDS encoding glycoside hydrolase family 10 protein, producing MSNLKIALQGFKLPALAASACALMLACSTATPPVKPQPKPVAVDLTIIPQNALVNYPVQVKDAPPLPREFRAAWVSTVANIDWPSRRDLSTEKQKNEILTILDNAVQLKLNAIVLQVRPAADAIYPSMIEPWSEFLTGEQGRPPSPYYDPLQFWVEQAHARGLELHAWFNPYRSRTAQSKMALATNHISKLAPQVVKNYGDLQWMDPGEPLAMQQTLNVISDVVRRYDVDGIHIDDYFYPYPVKGSNGAEQDFPDDPSWVAYLQSGGKLARADWRRDNVNRLVEAVNQRVHLEKPWMKFGISPFGIGRPDRLPPGIAGFSQYDKLYADVELWLAKGWLDYLAPQLYWPINQGPQAFKVLHDYWLAQNPTGKHIWPGLYTSRIDNTDKSWPADEILNQVDALREKAGNGHVHFSMAALNQNRKDIRKRLASEKYTSQSLVPASPWLDSSPPASAVLEASADKKSLRVQLSYTSNTRLLAIWKRTDQQWLFSVVPAQNMSIDISDDPQLGAIRQVTVSAISRTGVEGVRASYSLP